The genome window TCCACTAGAGTTAGACGctccacctctacctctacccctTCCTACAGATCATTTCATGCCTTGATCATGAGGGCGTGTTGAGGAAGATGAAGCTGCTGCAGATCCTGTTGGCGGCACCATGTTTCCCACATTCTGCACTTGGCAAAAAACACATAACATGACCGAGTTGCCCACAAGAGTAGCATATGTCTGAACCCTGACGGAACTGGCCAAAATGAATCTGACCGGCTAAAATGTGGCACCAGGGGCCTCATCCTACTAGTGTCTCCATCATATTGCGAGCTCTCCCCTCGAGGATTCTGACTCTGATTGAAACTAGTGGATCAGATCGCGACGCTGACCCTGGGATTATGTTGTTGCATTATCTACATGATAAAATTGTTGCAGGGAAAATAGAGGTATGAACTCACCTCAGGACTCCCCCATATCACCTATAGATCGAGCTCTGTTATGTTGGCCCCGATCATGCTCTCGAACAGCTCTCTGCTGCCTTTTTCGATCCACTAAACTCTGCGCATAAGCTTGAATGCGAGCAATGTCCATGTTTGGACTCATAGAAGAAGTGGTACACTCATTGATCAAATGTGGTCCCAAACCACCCACAAATGGATGCACCCTATCCCCCATCTCGGCCACAACCAAAGGAGCATACTTGGCTAAGGAGTTAAATTGCATGTTGTACTCCCGACCACTCATGTTACCCTGCTCCAAACGTAAGAATCTATCTTGATTAGCTCGGCGAAGCTCAATAGGAAAATATTGCTGCAGAAATGCCTTAGAAAGTTCCCTCCATCCTACTAGTGGAGCAAGAGGTCCCCAAGATTTCTCCCATTTTATGTACCAAATCACAACAATATCTCGCAATCTGTATGAGTCATGCTCTATAGACTCTGCATCAGTGGCATGCAATACTCGTAAAGTCTGCTGCATCTGATCTAGAAAATTCTGGGGATCTTCGTTTCGATCTGTTCCTATAAATATTGGGggtccaaatttatgaaatcccgaACCCTTATACTGACTGCTCTATCCGAGGTGGCAGAGGCCTGAAGTTGGGCCTGAGAGGATACTAATCAATTCAACAATGACACAACTCTTCTCATATCTGGATCATGTTTAGGAACAACCGGGGGAGGAATAGGAGGCTCATTAGCTTTTATTTGCCGTTTCGGGGGTATTGGTATTGTCCCATAGGGGAAGGTGGCACCTGGCTGGTACCTTCTCCTGCTTATTCATTCAATCCCTGAATAATTTCTTGACGTCTTATGGTGGTCATTGCTATAGACATAAATAAGATGGGGATTAGAAATAATTACTTTAGATCTCGCTCTAGCGCACGATCTAGATCAAAATGAAAGGTCTTTACCCTAAATATCTTGTAGCCTCCTATCTATATGTATAGTGTACGACATAtgcataaataagactctactagatacgacttgtagactccctaggacagacctATTCTGATACCAAGTTcgtcacaccccaaccttgggAGGTGCGACCGGCACACAACGCCCGAAGTAATAGTACCAAAATTTAAAATGTACACTTCTGATTGTGGAAGAGACTTTAGCATTGATATATTTACACATACACATATACATCTGTCGCCATCAGAGTCATAACCATCTTTTACATATACCCAACCATTAGTCTagtctgcaagcctctaagagtgtcaaGACCTAATACATGTACACAACTTGGTCGAGAAAGGTACCCATTGTACCCCAAATAACTAGAACATGCACTTCGATACCTAGCGACCTCTGAACAGCTACTTTGAAGAAGTGGAGTGCACAATCAATCAGCTGGATCAAATATCCTCATGAGGAGAGACAACACCGGGTCTATATGTACCTGTGGGTATGAACACAATGCCCAAAGAAAAGGGGTGCCAGTACAAAAGATGTATTGAGGATGTAAAATAGATAACATGTGCAAATCAACAACATAACATAAGAGATAAAAATATGCATGCTTAACCTTGATACCATAGACAAGCCACTTGAGGCGTACACTGGTATAACCACGAAACATGAATGTATGCAAGATTTTGTAAAACCAAGCCACTCTTTGGGGccatgaattatatatatatatatatatatatatatatatatatatatatatatatatatatatatatatatatacacacacatacacatacacacaTTCAACCACTCTTTGGGGCATATCATCACATTTTACTCCATACCCGACCTCATAAAGTACTCGGTAGTACCCGACCTCAGGAGGTCTCGACTATACCCAGCCTTAATAGGACTCGGCCGCATGAGGGATTGGTAGCCTTACATCAGGTATCACTCCATGCCTGGTCTCATAAAAGATTCGGTTGTTCCCGGCCTTAGGAGGTCTCGGATGTACCCGGTCTTAATAGAACTCGGTGTATCCAGCCTCAAGAGGACTCGTTAGCCTTACATCACACATCATAGTACCCCGGCCACACAAGTACTCCATAATATCTCATATCATATCTTATC of Nicotiana tomentosiformis chromosome 7, ASM39032v3, whole genome shotgun sequence contains these proteins:
- the LOC138895985 gene encoding uncharacterized protein; this translates as MQQTLRVLHATDAESIEHDSYRLRDIVVIWYIKWEKSWGPLAPLVGWRELSKAFLQQYFPIELRRANQDRFLRLEQGNMSGREYNMQFNSLAKYAPLVVAEMGDRVHPFVGGLGPHLINECTTSSMSPNMDIARIQAYAQSLVDRKRQQRAVREHDRGQHNRARSIGDMGES